Sequence from the Anopheles bellator unplaced genomic scaffold, idAnoBellAS_SP24_06.2 scaffold01609_ctg1, whole genome shotgun sequence genome:
ATGATGAACAGTTAGAGTTGCAGCAAGTGTTTAAGCTGACTATTAAtgcacagcaacaaaacgagGACCAGGAATCAGAGGAGCATCGAGCCTTCCAGAATAGTTACGATGACGAAGAAAGTGAGGCGAACCAGTTGCGTCGAAAAAGTACAACAGCATTACGAGAACGATCAGCCATACCGCCGACTCAAAAgagtagaaaaagaaagaaaaagaaaagaacaagtAAGTCGGACACCTATTACGAGACTAACGACAGCCATGCAGATTTCGACAACTGGGATCGCTTCCGGAAAAATTtgggcgcagcagcagtgaaaaGGCATGCAGCGACCACTGATAGTGACAAATGGTTAGATGTGGATCACGAAGCAGAACTGGCGGCAGAAACCGCTGTAGCAAAGAAGGTCGAAACCATTGAGATCATTAGCGAACAACGACAGGAATGCAAAGAGGCAACCGATGCCCTCACGACCGTGTATGCCGTCGAGGAGAACGGTGACCCAAACCAGGAAGATGAAGCAGACGATCACCTAGACCGCCTTACATTGAGACCATCCGACGGGCGGTGGGTACCACCGGCAGCGTAACATCACTACCCATCGTTGCTTCATTACCACCCCGG
This genomic interval carries:
- the LOC131214620 gene encoding uncharacterized protein LOC131214620 — encoded protein: NQQRVTPRQNNTKDRPIHNGKVFLAQQETESSTNYQQQDVEEAHRSNEEEHKYYEEEARQRFDKEEAKRKEDEESERQLLEMIKELYKEENEEHTSEPRNDHDNEEDIEDDNDEQLELQQVFKLTINAQQQNEDQESEEHRAFQNSYDDEESEANQLRRKSTTALRERSAIPPTQKSRKRKKKKRTSKSDTYYETNDSHADFDNWDRFRKNLGAAAVKRHAATTDSDKWLDVDHEAELAAETAVAKKVETIEIISEQRQECKEATDALTTVYAVEENGDPNQEDEADDHLDRLTLRPSDGRWVPPAA